The nucleotide window CAGGGACGCGCCGCGGCTCAGGACCACTGCACGGCGGCGGCCAGGGATTGCACAAGGGCTTCGATCGCCGGGTCAGACTGCTGACCCAGCACCGCAACCGTTGCACCCTGCGCCGATAACAGCTCGCCCTCCCAGCCCTGCATGCGCACCAGCATGGACTGTGTGGCGACACCGGGAATGACATAGACCACCAATCGTTGGCCGGCGCGCTCGATCACGGCATGCAATGCGCCGCGGCCCTCCAACACGCAATAGCCCGCGCGGGTAATCCCGTCGGGCACAGCGGCGATCTGCCCGCCCAGACGGCGCAGCACACGCTCGAAATCCTGGGCGGCCGCCGGGTCTGGCGTCAGTTCATGGGCCGCGTCGTACACCGTATGCGCAACCATTGAATTCATCCATTCACTGGCCGACACGGTACTCGATGGAGACCACCCCACCACGACCCAGGCCAGGAGCAGCGATGCGGCCAGCGCCGCACCGCCGCCCCAGGGCAGCAGGCGGCGCCGCATTGGCTGCGGGCCGGCCATCTTCAAGCGGTCATTCAACCCCTCGGGCACCGGCACCCGGGCCACTTCGGCCACCCGCCGATCCAACCGTCGGATCTGTGCCGCTTCGCGAGCACAGCGACGGCATTGGCTGACATGATCGGCAATGGGTTCCGGCAACCGGGCGGGGTCGGTTAGTAAAGCGCGGCGCGCATCGAAACAGTTCATGCCTGCTCCTCCTGGCGCGATGACGAGGCATCGGCCTGCAACAGCCGCTGCCGGGCGCGGTATACGCGGTTGCCTACAGCGGCCGGGGTGGTGTCCATAATTTCTGCGATTTCTTTGAGGGTGTAGCCGTAGCCGGCCTGCAGCAGCAAGGCCTCCCGATCGGCGACAGACAAAGCCGCCATGCGCGCCTGGATTTCGTCGGCGGCGGCGATGTCGTCGCTGGGCAGTGCGGGGAGATACTCCATCTCGTCCACATCCACCGTCGTCGGTTGAAACCGCTCGAACCGACGCAGGTGCTCGCGCCGAACAGTCGTGATCAACCAGGCCCGTGCCGCCTTCACGTCCTGCAATTTGTCAAACGCCCTCCACGCCCGCAGCAGCGTGTCCTGAACCAGGTCTTCGGCCGTATGGGCGTCACGACAAAGCCAGTACGCATAGCGATAAAGGTCTTGCGCATAGGCGTCGACCAGGGCGGCGAACTCTCGGCGAGAACGACTCATGACAACGGCTGCGGGCGTCGTTGCCGCGAGCATGGCGGAAGAACGGTCGGCATCGTAGCGGCTCCGTCGAATGGCGATGACACAGTAGACCCATTGCGGGGCCGTGTTTTGTCAGGTGTCGCGGTCAAACCGTAATTTACATTACCGCACCGCATCTTCGATGAGCGTTGCACCCGGCAATCGACTGCAACAGAATGAGATGAAATGTAGCAGCGAAAGCGCATCTGTTAGCGAGGAGACACCAGTAATGAAACTTACCCATGAGCATAAGGAACTGCACCGAACCGTCGTCAAGTTCGTGGAGGACGAGCTTAACCCCCACATTGAGGAATGGGAGGCCGCCGGTATCTGGCCAGCCCATGATGTCCTGAAGCGGATGGGTGACCTGGGGCTGCTCGGGGTGAACAAGCCCACCGAATATGGCGGCATGGGCCTGGATTATTCCTACGAGCTCATGTTCGCGATGGCGCTGGGACGATGCCACTGCGGCTCCCTGCCCATGGCCATTGGCGTCCAAACCGACATGGCCACACCGGCCCTGGCTCGCTTCGGTTCGGATGAACTGCGTAACGAGTACCTAGCCCCCGCCATCGCCGGCGAGCAAGTGGTCTCCATCGCCGTCTCCGAGGCCGGCGCAGGTTCCGATGTGGCCAGCATCAAAACCACCGCCACCAAGGATGGCGGCGACTATGTCATCAACGGCTCCAAAATGTGGATTACCAACGGCACGCAGTCGGACTGGGCCTGCATGCTGGTCAACACCGGTGAGGGCAAGGCGCATAAGAACAAGTCGCTGGTCGTCGTGCCGCTGGATGCCAAGGGCGTGGACCGACAGACCAAGCTGGACAAGCTGGGCATGCGCTCCTCAGACACCGCCATGATCTTCCTCGACAATGTTCGTGTCCCTCAGCGCAACCTGATCGGCCAGGAAGGCATGGGCTTCATGTATCAGATGCTGCAGTTCCAGGAAGAACGCCTGTTTGGGGCCGCCACGGCGATCGAGGGTCTGGAGAACAACCTCGACGAAACCATCGAGTACGCCCGTAGCCGCAAGGCATTCGGGCAATCCGTGCTCGATAACCAGTACGTTCACTTTCGCCTGGCCGAGCTCAAGACCGAGATCGAAAGCCTCAAGGCACTGACCATGCAGGCCACCGAGGATTACATCAATGGTCGGGACGCCTCGATGCTGGCTTCCATGTGCAAGCTCAAGGCGGGCCGGGTGTCGCGCGAGGTCACCGACGCCTGCCTGCAATTCTGGGGAGGACAGGGCTTTATGTGGGAGAACCGCATTGCCCGCGCCTACCGGGATTCACGCCTGGTCTCCATCGGAGGCGGCGCCGATGAAATCATGCTGGGCATTATCTGCAAGCTCATGGGCACCCTGCCCAGCCGCAAGCCGACATCAACCAAGCCTGCGGACCAGGCCGCCTGACACCGATTGCATAACGAACAAGGGCGGCCGAGGCCGCCCTTGTTCGTACCGGACCAGCTGTCAAAGCCCCGGCAACAACCAACCGGTGCGACGCTTATACGCTGCCCATTCCGGATAACGCGACATGGACGCCTCCTTGAGCACCATGTTCACGGCAAAGATTCCGATCCAAATCCACGCGAGGATGACGACCGGCAGCCAGTGCCAGACCAGCAGGGCGTAGCTCCCGTAAATCATCATCTCGCCGAGATAGTTGGGATGGCGTATGTAGCGAAACATGCCGGTGGTAATCAGACCGCGCTGCACCCGCAGGGTGTAGAACTTCTGTGCATCCGCCGACAGCATGATGGCAATGCCCAGCGTGTGCAGGGCAATGCACAGGGCAAACCAAGCATGGTCAGGCAACGGATACACCGGCTGGCTGACACCCGAGATCAGCAGCCACGCGATCAGCCAATAAAGGCCCAAACCGCCGACGATGGACATGGCCGCACCGCCGAAAGTCACTCGGGCCTGCCAGTTCGGATCGGGAAACGTCACATCCTTGAGAATCCAGCAAAGGCCGTAGGTGCCATGTAAGGCCAGATAAACCCAGGCAGCCGGCGAGCTGTTGCCATACCAGAGCATCAGCAAGCCGACGAACAGGCAGGTCCCACCCTTTTGCGCGTTAATCACCCAGGCGAACTTCAAGGGGCGCGGTCCGCCAAGAAAATCTCGCGTCATGTAATCGGTGACTTGGCGCATTCGCCGCGCCAGGCCTGGAGCGGCCTTGGCGCTATCGATGGTCTGGCTCATCGGGTCTTTCCTCCCTCACGGCCGCAGCGGCCTCCGGATCCGCGTCCCCATCTGTCGCGGGGCTAGTCGCAAACGCAAAAATGTCGGCGCAGGCCGTGTAGTTGCTGATCATGAGCACCGGAAGCAGCACGATCAGACCAAGCCCCAGCGGGATGGTCGCAACGAGCAGCAAACCCAACACCACCGCGCCATAAACTAGCAGCGCTCGCCAGTTGCGCAATGCCGCCTCAAACGAACGCTCGACCGATTCCCAAGGCTTGCAGCCTGCAATGGCCACCAGCGGTGTCGCCAACCAGAACGCCATGACCATGCCCGCCGTGAAGACGGCGCTGACCACAGCCAACAAGATCCAGCTGCCCAGGGTGACATCAGAGAACAGCTCCGGGCTCTCGAACGCCTGCAATCCGACTGTCAGCAGGGCGACGACCGCTAGCACGGTCAGCCCGATAATGGTCGCCAGCAACTGCAGCAAACCCAGCAGGACCAGCGGACCCAGCTGGCGCCGAAACCCAGCAAACAAATGGCCGAGATCGACACGACCACCGCCGGCCTGGCGGTGTGCGCCCAACATCAATCCTCCCATCAGCACGGGACTGAGCAGGCTGGTGAGTAGATCGCCCAGCGGGATCAGGCCAATGCCCAATACGACCAGAAACAGGAGCACCACCAGCACCAACCAGGTCACAACCTGTCGGGTAAACATGCGCCATGCGTCGCGTATCCAGGCCCATCCGGCGCCGGCCGGACGGATGTGGCGCTCCAGCGCCTCGTCGATGAGAGATTGATTCATGGCGACATGATAGCGCGCGTGCTTCAGCTCGCTGATGGCTGTGCGTCACGCTCGCCGGCCACACAGCCTGGAATCGGCTGTTGTCGAACGACCAGCAATTCGAACCGCGGATCGAAACGACTACGGTGCTGCGCCCCCAGCGTGTAGACCTGACAGGCCTGCAACTGCAACGTGACGCGCTTGGGCCCCTGGCGCAGCGTGCGTGCATCCAACCGCGAGCGCACAAGCAGGCGGTACTCGCCCGCCGGCAAGCGCGGCTGCTGCGATACGGCTGCCCGACCTTCGATGGCATCAATCACGATGCCGGCAACCAATGGGTCCACCGGTACCGGGTCGGCCGGCACGGTCAGCAGCGCACGCGGGGCGCCGGCACAGCCGGCCACACCGAGCAGTGCCACGCTGACCAGGCCAGAAACGAAAACCCCGGCGACTCTTGCGAGTCGCCGGGGCCGATGCGCGAAGGCTGGGCTCAGAAGGCCACCTTCATACGCAGGTAGGGCTCACGGCTATCCGGCGGCTCATACAGCGTGGCCGGGAAGCTGTTGGAGAACGCCTGGTACGACACGGGCGGCTGCTCGTTGAACAGGTTGCGCACACCCAGCGTCAGCTCACCCTGGTTGAAGAACGGGGGCGTCCAGGTGAACTGGATGTCGTGGTAGAACACGTCTTCCAGCTTGTGCAGCGAACCGTCGACATCGTCGTCCTGATCGGTGTTCAGGTCTTCGTCATTGCGGTCACAAAGGCCGAAGTCCTGCACCGGCGGGCTCAGCCCGTCGTTGCACTGCTCCCAGGTCCCCTGGATGAAGCGGGTGCTCCAGCTAAAGCCATACGGGCCCATATCCCAGGTCAGCTCGGCATTGATCTTCAGCTTCGGCAGCGGCGTGTCACCCAGGTTCAGGCCCTTGAGCTCAAAGCCCGTGAAGCTGCCATCGGAGTTCGGGACAAACTGCTCGTAGCTGATCAGATACTGCGAGTCAGCCGACAGCACGAAGCGTCCGGGCACGTCCAGCCCCACGCCGCTGAGCCAGTCGTTCACCGGCAAAACGTAGTCGAAGGCCACGTCGATACCGCGCGTTTCCAGCTTGGCGAAGTTAAAGGAGCGCGCCTGGATGGTCCGGATGGAACCGGCGCCACCATCGTTACGATCCACGAAGTCACAGACGGCCGGACGACCGGAACTGCGATCAGCCGTGTAGCAGAGATCCAGAATCAGCTGCGGGCTCAGGAATCCGATGAAGTTGTCCAGCTTGATATCGAAGTAGTCCAGGTAGATGTTGAACTCGGGAATCGCGCTGGGGCTGAACACGAAGCCGGCGGTGAAGGTATCAGCCGTCTCGGGTTCCAGATTCTGGTTACCACCGAACTGGGTCAAGATCTGCGAGCTCGGCTGGGTCACCCCGCCATCCACGCCTTCCGCGTCACAGTTCTCGTCGGTGGTCGAACCTTCCGACCGCCCCACACACGGATCGGTAACCGACGGATAGCTGTCGGTAGCGGCCAGGAACAAATCCGTGATCGACGGTGCGCGGAACGACTGGGAACCGGTTGCACGCACCAACAGGTCCGAGAACGGCTGCCAGCGAATACCCACCTTGCCGCTGAGATCCGGGTCATACGAATCGAAGTTCGTGTAACGCGCGGCCAGGTTCAGGTCCAGGGACTCCACGAAGTCAATGCCGGCGAACATGGGGATGTCCAGCTCAACAAAGGCTTCACGACCGCTGATCGAGCCCTTGGTCGAGCGCCGCAGGTTGGTGCTGCTCAGCCCCTGCTCGACCAGTGCGTCCGGCTGGTCCTCGAACTTTTCGTTACGGATTTCGAAGCCCAGTGCCATGCCAATCGGTGCCGGCAGGTACTCAGCGGAATTCGGGAAATCGAACGATAGGTTGCCGTACAGATCACGCACCTGCGATTCGGCACTGCTGGCGGCGTTGTAGGAGACGTAGTCCAGCTGCTCCTGGGTGATCGACCCCGGGCCGCCGAAGATATCCAGCGGCACACAGTCCGGGTCGGCGGTCTCGTTGGCCACGATGGTTCCGTCCTGCACGCGCGGATCGCCACCGCAGAACTCGGCCGGCCCCAGGGCGCGCTTGACGTTTTCCATGTTCAGGTCGCCGGTGTGACGGTTGGTCGTCACCGAAGTCCCGAAGGAGTAGCCCAGTTCCCAGGAGAAGAAGCGGCCCAGCGCATCAAACGTACCGTTGATGTTCGGACGCAGGTAAATCGTCTCGGTGTCGCGGGTCAGCGTCCGCGGCCCCAGTTCCTGGAAGCGGCGGCCGACAATGCCAAGACCGATGAGGCCGTCTTCACCCGAGTTGCCGATGTCCTGATCGAAGGGGTTGTACAACTGGTCGTCGGCGACATAGACCTGATCAAAGGGCGGGAACAGCAGGTTGCCGAAGATCAGCGGCGTCTCTGCCAGCTCACGCTCGGTACGGCTCTTGTTGTAGAGCACCTGCCCGCTGAAGTTGATCAAATCGCTGAAACGGTGATTGATCTGGGTGAACACCGAGGTTTGCTCGAACGGCGTGAGCAGATAGTTAATCGGCGCGAAGTTGTAGGGGTCTTCGAAGGTATCGAACGGCTTGTAGCGCGCCGCAACCTCTGCCGTGGTTTCCCCCGGATTCACGGTCTCGCCCCGTTGCAGAATAATGTTGCAAAGGGTCAGACCCGACGCCTGGTTGGGGATCGTCAAACCCGGATCAAAACCGAGTTCGTCCTCAACCGTGCCATTGACGACACCCGCACCCAGGTCCTGACAGTTATCAGAATTTGCGGCATTCAGGATGTTCTGGTTCGCCTGGTTCGGCACGAACAACACGGTGCCACGCGGGGTGAAGATACTGCCCCGGGTGATACCGGTCCCGAACAGAGGGACGGAGGAGCGCTCACGGTCACCGGCAAACAATGCATTTTGCCGCGTGAAGCTAAAGTTGGTGAACATCGAGGTGTTCGAACTGACGGTGCCGAAGGACAGGTTGTGCTGCTGCTGCAACCCGTCTTCCGCATTGTAGGCACCGAACTGCGTCGAGGCCTGCACGCCGGTCACGTCCTTGCGGGTGATGAAGTTGATCACGCCAGCGATGGCGTCGGAGCCGTAAATCGCCGATGCACCGTCCTTCAGGATTTCGATGCGCTCGATGATGGCCGTCGGAATTGTGTTGAGATCGACCGCGCCGGTGCCGGCAAAGCTCGTGCCGTTAATCCAACGATGGCCGTCCACCAGCACCAGCGTGCGGTTGGACCCCAGGTTGCGCAGATCCACCTCGGTGGTCCCCGTGCCGCCGTTGTTGAACGTGCGGTTCAGCGCGGAACCGGCCATCGGCACTTCCTGCAGCAGGTCACCGATGTTCACCAGACCGGTGCGCTCGATGTCCTCCCGCGTCAGCACGACGACGGGCTGCGCAGACTCGAAATCCACACGGCGAATACGCGAGCCGGTGACCTCGAAAGTCTGGAGTTCGACCTGATCCTCTTCCTCAGGTGCGTCAGCGCGCTCGCCAACCTGTGCCCACGCCGGTGTGCAAATCATTGCAGCACACAGCACCCCACCGAGGCCCACGGGCCTCCCAAACAGTTTTTCGTACATAGCTCAATCCCCGGATGGCCAAGAGGCTCGCGCCAACGCTTCAACGCGCGACGCGGCGATGGTTCCATCCCCCCGCGATGATAGTTGTGGAATTATTTCCCACGAAGATTAGCCGGGCATCGATCAATGCGTCAACGCCGCCCGTCGCCGATTGTCCGCCCCGCCCTTCTGCGCTAGCGTCTCTGGCTTTCCGACCAAAGTGCCGCGCGCATGAAACTCCACTGGCAAATCCTGATCGCCCTGATCGCTGCGGCGATTGTCGGCTCACTTGTTCCTGCTGAAGGCTGGTGGATTGATGCCTTCGACCTGATCGGCACCTTCTTCCTCAATGCATTGAAGATGCTGATCGTGCCCCTGATCGTGTCGTCCATCATCGTGGGCGTTATGGGGCTGCCGGGCGAGCGTGAGCTGGGGCGACTGGGGGGCAAGACACTCGCGTATTACGTCGTCACCAGCCTCTGCGCGATTTTGATCGGACTGTTCTTTGTGAACCTGCTCTCGCCCGGTGAGATCGACGGCCAACCGGCTGGCGACCGACTCGGGCTGGATGCCAGCACCGGACAGGTGCTGGAGCGCATCGAAGGCAGCGGCACTGGCGACGTCATCGGCATTGTTCTGCGCCTGGTCCCACCAAATATCGTCAATGCGGCCGCGGCAGGCCAGATGCTCGGGCTAATCGCCTTTTCTATCTTGTTTGGCTTCCTGGCCGCACGCCTGCAAGGACAGCCGGGCGAAGTGCTCAAAGATTTCTGGGAAGGCGTGTATCAGGTCATGCTGCAGATGACGCACCTGGTCATGCGGATCGCCCCACTGGGCGTGTTCGGCCTGGTGGCCGAAGTCGTCGCACAAACCGGCTTTGATGCCATCCGGCCGCTGTTTGTCTTTTTCATGACCGTTGTGCTGGCGCTGGCCGCGCATTTGCTGCTGACCATGCCGGTCATGCTGGCGCTGGTGGCACGCGTGAACCCGTTCAAGCACTACGCGGCCATGTCGCCTGCTCTACTCACGGCGTTTTCCACCAGCTCGTCGTCGGCCACCCTGCCGGTCACCTTGGATTGCGTGGAAAACCGCGCCGGTGTCTCAAACAAGACCAGCAGTTTCGTGCTGCCGCTGGGTGCCACGGTCAACATGGACGGCACCGCGCTCTACGAGTGTGTCGCCGCCATGTTCATAGCCCAGGCCTACGGGCTGGACCTCACCCTGGGGACGCAGTTCGTCATCGTGCTCACCGCCTTGTTGACGTCCATCGGGGTGGCAGGGATTCCCTCGGCCAGCCTGGTCGCCATCGGCGTCATTCTGACCGCCATCGGACTGCCCCTAGAAGGCGTCGGACTCATCCTCGCCGTCGACCGCGTCCTGGATATGTGCCGAACAGCGGTGAACGTCTTTTCGGACTCCACCGGCGCCGTGGTGATCGCGCGAAGCGAAGGCGAGCAGACTCGGCTAGGGAAACACTGACCCGTTCGCGCCACCAAGACCGAGCCGATTTTCCCGCGAGCCCAGGCGGAGTGAGTGCCGCTTGGTCATTCCAAGTCAGCGAACGACACGAATGCGTCGGGAACGTATTCGGACGGCCGCAGGCCGGCCCGAAGGGCGAAGCGCATGGACGCGCTTCGCAACGCAGGATCGCGGGAAAACCGGCCCGTTCCGTCAGGATTGCGCCTGCAAACCGGCCAGACTGCGTTAGTCGGCGCATCCATGCGCCTCCCCCGGTGGGCCCGCCTTCGGCGGTTTCAATTCGCTCCCGGCGAATGGGTGCTCGTCGTTCATTTGGAATGACCAAACTTCGCTCCTCGCGCCTTGCCTGGCCTGTTTGCAGTCAGCAACTTGGCGCCGCGAACGGGTCAGTGTTTCCCTAATCGGCGGCGCGGCGCTGCTGCAGGGTCGGCGGCCGCCCGACGGGGAGCAGCAGGCCGGCCAAACCGAACACGACGGTCACCAGCAGGACCAACAGGTGCAGGTCAACCGCGGCGGCCAGCATCGCGTCCGGGCCCGCCCCCCAGAGGGCGGCCACCCCCACCAGGGCGCCTTCATAAGTCCCGGCGCCTGCGACACCATGCACCGGCAACACGAATGACAGTTCACCCGCCACGGTGGCAGCGGCAGCGGCCTGCAGGGGTAGCTCGACCATGAGCATCAACACGGCCGCCAGCGCGAGAAACTTGCTGTACCACGACAACACGGTCCATGCATAAAGCCTGCGCCATTGGATGGGGGCTTTGGCCAGCATGTCGCCCACCCAGGCCAACACCCAGCCACGACGCGGGAACCGCTCTCCAAAACGCCGCAGCAACCAGAATCCGGCCGGCACCATGGCCAGCCAC belongs to Abyssibacter profundi and includes:
- a CDS encoding DUF3379 family protein, which translates into the protein MNCFDARRALLTDPARLPEPIADHVSQCRRCAREAAQIRRLDRRVAEVARVPVPEGLNDRLKMAGPQPMRRRLLPWGGGAALAASLLLAWVVVGWSPSSTVSASEWMNSMVAHTVYDAAHELTPDPAAAQDFERVLRRLGGQIAAVPDGITRAGYCVLEGRGALHAVIERAGQRLVVYVIPGVATQSMLVRMQGWEGELLSAQGATVAVLGQQSDPAIEALVQSLAAAVQWS
- a CDS encoding dicarboxylate/amino acid:cation symporter encodes the protein MKLHWQILIALIAAAIVGSLVPAEGWWIDAFDLIGTFFLNALKMLIVPLIVSSIIVGVMGLPGERELGRLGGKTLAYYVVTSLCAILIGLFFVNLLSPGEIDGQPAGDRLGLDASTGQVLERIEGSGTGDVIGIVLRLVPPNIVNAAAAGQMLGLIAFSILFGFLAARLQGQPGEVLKDFWEGVYQVMLQMTHLVMRIAPLGVFGLVAEVVAQTGFDAIRPLFVFFMTVVLALAAHLLLTMPVMLALVARVNPFKHYAAMSPALLTAFSTSSSSATLPVTLDCVENRAGVSNKTSSFVLPLGATVNMDGTALYECVAAMFIAQAYGLDLTLGTQFVIVLTALLTSIGVAGIPSASLVAIGVILTAIGLPLEGVGLILAVDRVLDMCRTAVNVFSDSTGAVVIARSEGEQTRLGKH
- a CDS encoding methyltransferase family protein — translated: MSQTIDSAKAAPGLARRMRQVTDYMTRDFLGGPRPLKFAWVINAQKGGTCLFVGLLMLWYGNSSPAAWVYLALHGTYGLCWILKDVTFPDPNWQARVTFGGAAMSIVGGLGLYWLIAWLLISGVSQPVYPLPDHAWFALCIALHTLGIAIMLSADAQKFYTLRVQRGLITTGMFRYIRHPNYLGEMMIYGSYALLVWHWLPVVILAWIWIGIFAVNMVLKEASMSRYPEWAAYKRRTGWLLPGL
- a CDS encoding TonB-dependent receptor plug domain-containing protein, which codes for MYEKLFGRPVGLGGVLCAAMICTPAWAQVGERADAPEEEDQVELQTFEVTGSRIRRVDFESAQPVVVLTREDIERTGLVNIGDLLQEVPMAGSALNRTFNNGGTGTTEVDLRNLGSNRTLVLVDGHRWINGTSFAGTGAVDLNTIPTAIIERIEILKDGASAIYGSDAIAGVINFITRKDVTGVQASTQFGAYNAEDGLQQQHNLSFGTVSSNTSMFTNFSFTRQNALFAGDRERSSVPLFGTGITRGSIFTPRGTVLFVPNQANQNILNAANSDNCQDLGAGVVNGTVEDELGFDPGLTIPNQASGLTLCNIILQRGETVNPGETTAEVAARYKPFDTFEDPYNFAPINYLLTPFEQTSVFTQINHRFSDLINFSGQVLYNKSRTERELAETPLIFGNLLFPPFDQVYVADDQLYNPFDQDIGNSGEDGLIGLGIVGRRFQELGPRTLTRDTETIYLRPNINGTFDALGRFFSWELGYSFGTSVTTNRHTGDLNMENVKRALGPAEFCGGDPRVQDGTIVANETADPDCVPLDIFGGPGSITQEQLDYVSYNAASSAESQVRDLYGNLSFDFPNSAEYLPAPIGMALGFEIRNEKFEDQPDALVEQGLSSTNLRRSTKGSISGREAFVELDIPMFAGIDFVESLDLNLAARYTNFDSYDPDLSGKVGIRWQPFSDLLVRATGSQSFRAPSITDLFLAATDSYPSVTDPCVGRSEGSTTDENCDAEGVDGGVTQPSSQILTQFGGNQNLEPETADTFTAGFVFSPSAIPEFNIYLDYFDIKLDNFIGFLSPQLILDLCYTADRSSGRPAVCDFVDRNDGGAGSIRTIQARSFNFAKLETRGIDVAFDYVLPVNDWLSGVGLDVPGRFVLSADSQYLISYEQFVPNSDGSFTGFELKGLNLGDTPLPKLKINAELTWDMGPYGFSWSTRFIQGTWEQCNDGLSPPVQDFGLCDRNDEDLNTDQDDDVDGSLHKLEDVFYHDIQFTWTPPFFNQGELTLGVRNLFNEQPPVSYQAFSNSFPATLYEPPDSREPYLRMKVAF
- a CDS encoding BPSS1780 family membrane protein encodes the protein MNQSLIDEALERHIRPAGAGWAWIRDAWRMFTRQVVTWLVLVVLLFLVVLGIGLIPLGDLLTSLLSPVLMGGLMLGAHRQAGGGRVDLGHLFAGFRRQLGPLVLLGLLQLLATIIGLTVLAVVALLTVGLQAFESPELFSDVTLGSWILLAVVSAVFTAGMVMAFWLATPLVAIAGCKPWESVERSFEAALRNWRALLVYGAVVLGLLLVATIPLGLGLIVLLPVLMISNYTACADIFAFATSPATDGDADPEAAAAVREERPDEPDHR
- a CDS encoding acyl-CoA dehydrogenase family protein, translating into MKLTHEHKELHRTVVKFVEDELNPHIEEWEAAGIWPAHDVLKRMGDLGLLGVNKPTEYGGMGLDYSYELMFAMALGRCHCGSLPMAIGVQTDMATPALARFGSDELRNEYLAPAIAGEQVVSIAVSEAGAGSDVASIKTTATKDGGDYVINGSKMWITNGTQSDWACMLVNTGEGKAHKNKSLVVVPLDAKGVDRQTKLDKLGMRSSDTAMIFLDNVRVPQRNLIGQEGMGFMYQMLQFQEERLFGAATAIEGLENNLDETIEYARSRKAFGQSVLDNQYVHFRLAELKTEIESLKALTMQATEDYINGRDASMLASMCKLKAGRVSREVTDACLQFWGGQGFMWENRIARAYRDSRLVSIGGGADEIMLGIICKLMGTLPSRKPTSTKPADQAA
- a CDS encoding lysylphosphatidylglycerol synthase transmembrane domain-containing protein — encoded protein: MKRTLSGIIGLALLLALLVVFQQRVGWDQAMQRALALPLWVHLAFVLLMAVSYGARAARMQLATLPVTAGQFTAVLRLSCIHVTANSLLPARAGEAAFPWLMSRYFGLRLRDSFPTLVWLRLFDLHCLFGAGLLGVMLGRYGWAAALLGQIAWLAMVPAGFWLLRRFGERFPRRGWVLAWVGDMLAKAPIQWRRLYAWTVLSWYSKFLALAAVLMLMVELPLQAAAAATVAGELSFVLPVHGVAGAGTYEGALVGVAALWGAGPDAMLAAAVDLHLLVLLVTVVFGLAGLLLPVGRPPTLQQRRAAD
- a CDS encoding sigma-70 family RNA polymerase sigma factor; translation: MSRSRREFAALVDAYAQDLYRYAYWLCRDAHTAEDLVQDTLLRAWRAFDKLQDVKAARAWLITTVRREHLRRFERFQPTTVDVDEMEYLPALPSDDIAAADEIQARMAALSVADREALLLQAGYGYTLKEIAEIMDTTPAAVGNRVYRARQRLLQADASSSRQEEQA